GAGGCGATTCGCGAACTGAAGTTCGAAGACCTGCTGGGCCGCCCGCCGGTGCCGCCGCGGCTCGACCTGTTCGCCCGCTGCGTGCATGCCAAGACCGTGCTGGTCACCGGCGCCGGCGGCTCCATCGGCAGCGAATTGTGCCGCCAGATCGTGACGCTCGCGCCGCGCCGCCTGCACCTGCTCGACCACTCCGAATTCGCGCTGTACACGATCAGGCAGGAACTGGCCACGCGCTTCCCGCAGATTTCCATCGACGCGCACCTGGGCTCGGTGTGCAATGCCGAACTGGTCGAACGCATCCTGCGCGACGGCAAGGTCGACACCATCTACCACGCTGCCGCCTACAAGCACGTGCCGCTGGTCGAGAGCAACATCGTCGAAGGCCTGCGCAACAACGTGGTCGGCGCCCAGGTGATCGCCACCCAGGCCGCCAAGCACGCGGTCGAGACCTGCGTGCTGATCTCCAGCGACAAGGCGGTGCGGCCGACCAACATCATGGGCGCCAGCAAGCGCATCGCCGAATTGATCTTCCAGGCTGCGGCGGTGCGCCACGACAGCCCGACCACCTTTTCCATGGTCCGCTTCGGCAACGTGCTCGGTTCGTCCGGCTCGGTGATCCCGCTGTTCCAGCGCCAGATCGCGCGCGGCGGTCCGCTGACCATCACCCACCCGGACGTGTCGCGCTACTTCATGCTGATTCCCGAAGCCGCACAGCTGGTGATCCAGGCCGGCGCCATGGCCAAGGGCGGGGACGTGTTCGTGCTCGACATGGGCGAACCGGTGCGCATCGTCGACCTGGCGCGCAGCCTGATCGCCCTGTCGGGGCTGACCGAGCGCAGCGCGCAGCATGCGGGCGGCGACATCGAGATCCGCTACGTCGGCTTGTTCCCCGGCGAGAAACTGCACGAGGAACTGCTGACCGACGGCGTGGTGTTCCCGAGCGAGCACCCGCGCATCATGCGCATGAAGGAAAGCGCGCTGCGTCCCAGCGTGCTGGAAACCTTCATCACCTGCCTGATGATGGCCTGCGAAACCCATGAGCGCGCCATGATCGAATCGATGGTCAAGGCCATCGTCACCGAATACAACCCGCAGCCGCAGCCGCAGCCGCAGCCGGCCACGCCGGCAACCGCGCCCGGCGCGGCGGCTGTGGCGCCCGCCTCGACGCCGCCTGCGGAGCCGGCGTCCGACCACCTGGCGCTGATCAGGAAGTTCACGCCGTTCCGCATCTGACGGCCACGGCGTGCAGCGCCCGGGCAACCGTACGACGCACTTTTTTGACGTTCATTCATTACTTACCGATTCGCGAGGAAACTCATGCGTGACGAAAGCAAGCCGGCATTTCTCGAACAGCTCACCAGCAAGCTGCGTGACCGCACCGCCGTCATCGGCATCATCGGCCTGGGCTACGTCGGCCTGCCGCTGACGCTGCGCTACGCCGAGGCGGGTTTTCGCGTCCTCGGGATCGACATCGACGGCGCCAAGATCGAACGCCTGAACCGCGGCGAAAGCTACATCAAGCACATCGCCGGCAGCGACATCGCCGCCGCCCGCGAGCGCGGCTTCGAAGCGACCACCAACTTCACCCGCGCCGGCGAGCCGGACGCCCTGATCATCTGCGTGCCGACCCCGCTCAACGCCTACCGCGAGCCCGACCTTTCCTTCGTGCTGGATACCGCCGACGCCCTGCTGCCCTTCATGCGTCCCGGCCAGGTGCTGTCGCTGGAAAGCACCACCTATCCGGGCACCACCGACGAGGAGCTCAAGCCGCGCCTGGAATCGCGCGGCTTCGTCATCGGGCGCGACACCTTCCTGGTGTTCTCGCCCGAGCGCGAAGACCCCGGCAATCCCGATTTCCATACCCGCACCATTCCCAAGATCTGCGGCGGCGCCACCGCGGCCTGCCTGCAAGCCGGCATCGCCCTGTACAGCCCGGCGATCGACCGCGTGGTGCCGGTCAGCTCGACGCGGGCGGCGGAACTCACCAAGCTGCTGGAAAACATCCACCGCGCGGTCAACATCGGCCTGGTCAACGAAATGAAGATCATCGCCGACCGCATGGACATCGACATCCACGAGGTGATCCGCGCCGCCGCCACCAAGCCGTTCGGCTTCACCCCCTACTATCCCGGCCCCGGCCTGGGCGGCCACTGCATCCCGATCGACCCGTTCTACCTTACCTGGAAGGCGCGCGAGTTCGGCCTGCACACCCGCTTCATCGAACTGGCCGGCGAGATCAACAGCGACATGCCGCACTGGGTGGTCGGCAAGGTCACCGACGCCCTGAACCGGCGCGGCAAGTCGGTGATGGGCAGCCGCGTGCTGGTGCTGGGCATCGCCTACAAGAAGGACATCGAGGACATGCGCGAATCGCCCTCGGTCGAGCTGATGGAAATCCTGCGCGACAAGGGCGCCGCGGTGGATTACTCCGACCCCCACGTGCCGGCCTTCCCGCGCATGCGCGAACACCATTTCGACCTGAAGAGCGTCGAACTGGATGCCCGCACCGTCGCCTCGTACGACCTGGTGCTGCTGGCCACCGCGCACAGCGCCTTCGACTACGACCTGATCGGCCAGTACGCGAACCTGGTGGTCGACACGCGCGGCGTGTACCTGTCCTCGCTGCCGAACGTCGTCAAGGCCTGAAGGAGCCGCCATGCGCAACTACCCCGCGCCCATCAACGACCGCAGGATCCGCTTCGCGCTGGTCGGCTGCGGACGCATCGCCAATAACCACTTCGAGGCGCTGCGCCAGCACCACGAGCGGGCCGAGCTGGCCGGCGTATGCGACGTCGATGCGCGTGCGCTCGACCGCGCGGTGGGCACCACCGGCGCCGCCGGCTACGCCAGCCTGGAGCAGATGCTGCGCGAATGCGACGCCGACGCCTTCATCGTCACCACACCGTCCGGCCTGCATCCGGAGCAGGCGATCCGCATCGCCCAGGCCGGCCGCCACGTGATCACCGAGAAGCCGATGGCCACGCGCTGGGAAGACGGCAAGCGCATGGTGGCGGCCGCCGACGCCGCCGGGGTGCGCCTGTTCGTGGTCAAGCAGAACCGCCGCAACGCCACCCTGCAGCTGCTCAAGCGCGCCGTCGAGAAGAAGCGCTTCGGCCGCATCTACATGGTCAACCTGAACGTGTTCTGGACCCGCCCGCCGGAGTACTACCGCAGCGCCAAGTGGCGCGGTACCTGGGAATTCGACGGCGGCGCCTTCATGAACCAGGCCAGCCACTACGTCGACCTGATCGACTGGATCGTCGGCCCGGTGGAAAGCCTGCAGGCCTACACCGCCACGCTGGCGCGCGACATCGAGGTCGAGGACACCGGCGTGATCAGCCTGCGCTGGCGCAACGGCGCGCTCGGCTCGATGAACGTCACCATGCTCACCTATCCGCACAACCTGGAAGGCTCGATCACGATCCTGGGCGAGCGCGGCACGGTGCGCATCGGCGGCGTCGCCGTCAACCAGGTGCAGCAATGGGAATTCGCCGCGCCCGATCCGGAGGACGACCTGGTCGGCGACGCCAGCTACCAGACCACGTCGGTGTACGGCTTCGGCCACCCGCTGTACTACGACAACGTGATCCGCGTGCTGCGCGGCGAAGCCGAACCCGAGACCGACGGCCGCGAAGGCTTGAAATCGCTCGAGGTGCTGGTCGCCGCCTACCAATCGGCGCGCGACGGCAAGCGCGTCGCCCTGCCTCTGGAATATTGAACGTGCTGGAGTATTGAACATGACACTTCCCGATGCATCCCAGGACTGCCGTTCCGGCGCGGTCCACCCCAGCGCCATCGTCGATGCCGGCGCCGAGCTCGGCGCCGACACCCGCGTCTGGCATTTCTCGCACGTGTGCGCGGGCGCGCGCATCGGCGCTGCCTGCTCGCTCGGCCAGAACGTATTCGTCGGCAACGACGTCGTCATCGGCGACCGCGTCAAGATCCAGAACAACGTCTCGGTGTACGACGCCGTCACCCTCGAGGACGAGGTGTTCTGCGGTCCGAGCATGGTGTTCACCAACGTCTACAACCCGCGCGCCGGCATAGTCCGCAAGGACCAGTACCGGCGCACGCTGGTGCGGCGCGGCGCCAGCATCGGCGCCAACGCCACCATCGTGTGCGGCGTCACGGTGGGCCGCTATGCCTTCGTCGGCGCCGGCGCCGTGGTCAAGCACGACGTGCCCGACTTCGCGCTGATGGCCGGCGTGCCGGCGCGCCAGATCGGCTGGATCAGCCGCTTCGGCGAGCGCCTGGCGCTGCCGCGCCACGGCGACGGCGAAGCGCACTGCCCGCACACCGGCGAGACCTACCTGCTGCGCGGCGGCGTCTGCACGCTGGCGGCCGGCGCTGCCCCGGCTTGCGGCCGGCACGCCGGCGAATGACATTGTCCCCGCCGACCACGCGCTCCGAACCAGCCCAATCCAACCCGGCCCGACCATCATGGAATTCATCGACCTCAAGTCCCAGTACCAGGCAACGCGCGACCTCGTCAACGCACGCATCCAGGCCGTGCTCGACCATGGCCAGTACATCATGGGGCCGGAAGTGGCCGAACTCGAAGCCGCGCTGGCGCAGTACACCGGCGCGCGCCACTGCATCACCGTGTCCTCGGGCACGGAAGCGCTGCTGATCGCCCTGATGGCGCTCGGTGTCGGTCGCGGCGACGAAGTCGTCACCACGCCGTTCACCTTCATCGCCACCGCCGAGGTCATCGTGCTGCTGGGGGCGACGCCGGTGTTCGTCGACGTCGACCCGCTCACCGCCAACCTCGACGCCGGCCAGCTCGACGCGCGCATCACGCCGCGCACCCGCGCCGTCATCCCGGTGTCGCTGTATGGCCAGCCCGCCGACATGGACGAGATCAACGCCATCGCCGCGCGCCACGGCGTGGCGGTGATCGAGGACGGCGCGCAGAGCTTCGGCGC
The genomic region above belongs to Massilia forsythiae and contains:
- a CDS encoding nucleotide sugar dehydrogenase — translated: MRDESKPAFLEQLTSKLRDRTAVIGIIGLGYVGLPLTLRYAEAGFRVLGIDIDGAKIERLNRGESYIKHIAGSDIAAARERGFEATTNFTRAGEPDALIICVPTPLNAYREPDLSFVLDTADALLPFMRPGQVLSLESTTYPGTTDEELKPRLESRGFVIGRDTFLVFSPEREDPGNPDFHTRTIPKICGGATAACLQAGIALYSPAIDRVVPVSSTRAAELTKLLENIHRAVNIGLVNEMKIIADRMDIDIHEVIRAAATKPFGFTPYYPGPGLGGHCIPIDPFYLTWKAREFGLHTRFIELAGEINSDMPHWVVGKVTDALNRRGKSVMGSRVLVLGIAYKKDIEDMRESPSVELMEILRDKGAAVDYSDPHVPAFPRMREHHFDLKSVELDARTVASYDLVLLATAHSAFDYDLIGQYANLVVDTRGVYLSSLPNVVKA
- a CDS encoding Gfo/Idh/MocA family protein, whose protein sequence is MRNYPAPINDRRIRFALVGCGRIANNHFEALRQHHERAELAGVCDVDARALDRAVGTTGAAGYASLEQMLRECDADAFIVTTPSGLHPEQAIRIAQAGRHVITEKPMATRWEDGKRMVAAADAAGVRLFVVKQNRRNATLQLLKRAVEKKRFGRIYMVNLNVFWTRPPEYYRSAKWRGTWEFDGGAFMNQASHYVDLIDWIVGPVESLQAYTATLARDIEVEDTGVISLRWRNGALGSMNVTMLTYPHNLEGSITILGERGTVRIGGVAVNQVQQWEFAAPDPEDDLVGDASYQTTSVYGFGHPLYYDNVIRVLRGEAEPETDGREGLKSLEVLVAAYQSARDGKRVALPLEY
- a CDS encoding polysaccharide biosynthesis protein; protein product: MVTADLIALPCCFLIAMLLRGGDLKLASHFGPASYVLVAVLTIAAFSVSDLYRAVIRFIDQRLLSVTGASLALAILCAYLVMFAINEESFPRSALAIYWFIVFSYVVASRVGMRNFLRNHHARGRAVSEVVAIYGAGEAGAKLAQTMLGGEDYRPVCFFDDKHALIERNIGGLRVFHTERLVEIVNAMRIRSIVIAIPGVSAERLRDIMQRLAQAGVATRILSRLVDLGDDKVTPREAIRELKFEDLLGRPPVPPRLDLFARCVHAKTVLVTGAGGSIGSELCRQIVTLAPRRLHLLDHSEFALYTIRQELATRFPQISIDAHLGSVCNAELVERILRDGKVDTIYHAAAYKHVPLVESNIVEGLRNNVVGAQVIATQAAKHAVETCVLISSDKAVRPTNIMGASKRIAELIFQAAAVRHDSPTTFSMVRFGNVLGSSGSVIPLFQRQIARGGPLTITHPDVSRYFMLIPEAAQLVIQAGAMAKGGDVFVLDMGEPVRIVDLARSLIALSGLTERSAQHAGGDIEIRYVGLFPGEKLHEELLTDGVVFPSEHPRIMRMKESALRPSVLETFITCLMMACETHERAMIESMVKAIVTEYNPQPQPQPQPATPATAPGAAAVAPASTPPAEPASDHLALIRKFTPFRI
- a CDS encoding acyltransferase — its product is MTLPDASQDCRSGAVHPSAIVDAGAELGADTRVWHFSHVCAGARIGAACSLGQNVFVGNDVVIGDRVKIQNNVSVYDAVTLEDEVFCGPSMVFTNVYNPRAGIVRKDQYRRTLVRRGASIGANATIVCGVTVGRYAFVGAGAVVKHDVPDFALMAGVPARQIGWISRFGERLALPRHGDGEAHCPHTGETYLLRGGVCTLAAGAAPACGRHAGE